The window CTACCTGCATAGCGATGCAACAAGCTGGACGGGTGGCAATTAAACAAGGGAaccactccctccgttcggaattacttgtctcggaaatggatgtatctagaactaaaatacatctagatacatccattttcgcgacaagtaattctgaacggagggagtatacgatTAAGCAGTGAATTAAGACAGCCATATGTCGAACCATTGGAATGGTTCTGACTTGTGTAAATACATGACCTTCAGTTTGAATGTATAGTATGATAGATTTATCAAATTAGATCACGGGTTGTTTTGTTTGTTATGGTCTTGCAGtagaaattactccctccgtttctaaatgtaactctttttagagatttcaattgggactacatacggatgtatatacgtactttagagtatagattcagtcattttgctccgtatgtagtccatattggaatctctaaaaagacttatatttaggaacagagggagtacatatcttGCTAAAACCTATTAATGATGCTACGAGACAGTTGCTAAAacctactcccttcgtccggaaatacttgtcctaggaaatggatgtatctagatgtatgttaggtctagatacatccatttgtatccatttctacgccaagtatttccggacggagggagcatTACATTGGTTATTTTGTGGGAAAAATTACATATAAATTTCACACATCAAGTATATATAAATAATTGTGGAGTCGGATGTTTAATAAATGTTTGAAGCATAAGATTCACACATCGTACTTCAAGGTCGTTCATCTAGTGAATTTTATTGTGCCAATCAACTAATGGTACAGCCTTGCATGTTCGGGTATCGTTAACACACAATAGCACCACTGAAGACGCCCTGGAACCTACCTGCATAGGCATAGCGATCCAACAAGTTGGACTGGTACGGCTCATGCACCGGCGCATAGTTGTATGAGAGTGAATTATGGATTAAGCAGTTAGTGGACCATGGGTTATCAATTAAGTTAGGCTGTCCATTGTGTTGAATCATTGGAACTATGGACGTGACAAGTGTAAAGATACAACCTTCAATTTAACTTTACAATATGACATATGCATCAAAGTCGAACAAATCGGTTTGTAGAAGGAAAAAAATGCAATGTCCTTCATTGAGTGAATGTAAAGTCAAAACACCTACAATGTCCTTCATTGAGTGAATATGTTACCATCTTCCAATAAAACACCAACAAGGAGATGGCAAAAATATATGGAAAAAAGAGAGGGACAAATCAAGGGTTTTATAAATTGGCAAGACTTCTCATCCTGGGGCTTAGGGGCTGGTAGATGGGACACTGCCATGTCCTTGTAGATTTCAAGAAGGGAATGAAGTACGTAAAATATCGTTGCGGAATCCATCATTGATGGCCAAACCAATGGTTTTCACCTTGAAGAGCATGAATCGGTTCTCGAAGACGTGTGAGTATCCTCAGGGCCAAATCCCACATATATGCCAAGGTACCCAATGAAATGTGACCCAAAGGACACTAGCACCCAGGCATTTATTTGAAGAGGAATGAGGCGCCGTGGGGAGACCAGGCCTAGAACCCGGGCCGGAGCTAGAGAGGAGAGACCTCACCTTTGTTGGTGCCCCTTACTAGGCATGGCAATTGGCAAGACAAAATGAGATGTGATGGCGCCGTCATGTGAGCAGTAACCCCAATTTTATCTCCTGAGCCATATACAGACAACCAAGAGAAGTACAATGAGACATGACTTCTAGGGAAGATTTATTGTGCAACACACCGTGCCTTTCCCTCTGGCAGTTGGGAAGCATATGGTTTGTAGCTATATTTCCCATTCAGTGTCAATTGAGAAGACATCTATTAGTGATCTTATGGCTTGAGGTGCTACTGTGCCCCCAGGTCATGGTGCTCTCAAAAAGGTCACGTAGATTGGCACAACATATATATCAATCATGCAGATTCAGTTTCGATCACATGTTGGAAACAAGGAACAAAAATCCAGCTATGAATAGTATCATATTGAGATTCATACTAGTACTTTTACCAGTTAATTGAGCTCGTTTTTCTTTTTCCTAGGCAAAGCCCAAGTGTACATTTCCCTCGGCCAAACTTTGTTATTTCACTCCTACCAATGTTTTGAAAAGAATTAAGAGCACTATGGGTTTCGGATTATGGGCTATTTGCTAAAGTTTGTCCTTTGTTTCTCGGCGTATGAGATGAGTTGAAACTTTATAACAACATATATATTACTTGTGCAAGAGCCGCACTACTGTTTTTTTTGGGAAATTTTCTGTTGATTTTTGGTTATACTGCCGTTGCTTGGACCACGCTAGCACTAGATATGCTCTCCTTGTGCGTTTGACAAAATGGCAACTACACATCCCTTACAGGGACATGTTGGATTTTACTGGATACAGTATATGCTTTCAAAATCCAAAATCGCATACTAGTTTTCCCCAAGGAAGCAAAAGGCAACCATGCAAAGAGAGCTAAACAGTTAGTTCCCAGACAAAAAGCTACTACCTCTGTCCTACTCTATCCATTccattcctttatgtaaggtgtattttTTTGGCATGATGATCAGGGCACAAAATTATAGAGAAATGAGGACAAAATTATCCTTGGCTAATTCGTTGGTTGGCGGCAATTAATCAATTAGGCAAGGAAAGGAAGGATACCGAAAATTGGGATAGTGATACAGACAATTAGAATAGATATACTTTTCCTTTCTTCTTGAGGGGCTAAAAAAGGAATTACaagaaattagaaggaattttatcAGAAAGAAATACACATTGTACTATAAAGGAAGGAGAAAGTGGTATATAGCCGAAAGCGAGAGCTTCACTTGAGTTGAAAAATAAATTAACATACATTTTTCCACAAATTATGCTTTTCGACAAATTACATAGCTAGCAACGAGCGCTCACACTTTGTAGTAGGAGACATATTGGAAGCATTAATTGACACTAGTTGGCAGATAAGTTCGTCGATCTGCAGCTGCACGTAGTACGTACGCCCTTGACGCCTCACGCTTACTAGGTGAGCAAGTCGATGCCCGCTGACACCAGGGACTCGGCGATGACCAGGTTGGCCGCCTCCGACGGGTGCACGCCGTCGAAGTAGACGTAGCTGCTGGCATTCCGGCACATCCCGGCCGCCGTCGCCGGGTCGCAGAGGTACACCCTCGTCCCGGCGTTCCCCGTCCGGCAGCACGTCCTCCTCGCCTCCGCGAAGCCCTGCGCCGCGGGCCGCTCCGAGAGGTCCCGGAGCGGCGTGTAGACGTCGAAGACGGCCACCTTGAGGCCCGCGCGCCGCCTCACCAGCGCCCCCACGGTGGCGTTCAGCTTCCGGTTGAAGGTCTCGGCGTCCCGGTTGAGCCTCGGCAGGCACCCGGTGCGGCTCCGGCCCTTGCCATACAGCCTGATCGTCGCCGGCAGGCACCCCAGCGGCGGCATCGTCGTCACGCCGATCCGCCGCGCCCCCAGCCTGTACAGCTCCTGCAATATGTCCATACCCACAAGGTCACGTACGCGCAGAGAGAGATGCTGTGATGATGGGCCGGTGAGTCGGAGTACTGACGTCGGCGAAGCCGGAGAAGATGCCGACGAGGAGGTCGCAGTAGCGGTCGACGTCGTAGCGGGCGGACAGGGAGGCGTTGTGGTAGTAGTTCTGGATGAAGTCGCCGGTGCCGGTGCTGACGACGTACAGCGCCTCGGCGAGGATGGTGCGCGCCTGCCGCCGCCCGGCCACCGCCGCCAGCTTCGACCTGTACTCCTTGTAGTACTTGAGCTGCTGCGACAACGTGATTGCATCCTACAGATAAATACACACAGCATGTGATGCTTTTCTCACTTCACACTTAGCATGTCCATCAGTCCATGTCGTACGTGTAGGGTCCAAATCAACCTGCAGCTTGTGTGAAGATATAGGCGTTGTACTTACATACATGGCCGCCGTGTCGTCGGAGTAGCTGGACGCGGCGGAGCCAAAGTTGGCGCCGGTGAGGAGGTTCTTCCCCGACGCCAGTGGGCTGAGGTACGGCGGCGCGTAGCCCTCGAAGCCGAGTGTTTCAGCTGCAGAAACAACCTCCAAACACGTTACACACCGAGTATAACTACAAGTTCATACTACTTTGAGTGTCAGTTGCAGGACATATATGCATGATTGTGCATGTAAGTGTAACGACGTAGTACCGGTGATGTCGGTGACGATCTTGCCGTCGGAGAACCTGCCGGTGGCCCTGTGGCGCCGGAAGTTCTCCCCGTAGGGCGCGTAGTTGGCCTTGAAGACGGCGCCGGGGAGGTAGTTGTTGTTGCCGACGTCGATGGTCGAGTCGCCGAACGAGATCACCGCTGGCACCACCTGCGCATGGACGCCGCCGGAGAGGAGAAGAAACAGTGCCATCAGCGCAAGCATCTGTTGCATCGCCGGTGAGCTGCTCCTGGACGACGACATGCTCTTAGATTTCCGTACGTGCACCGTGCGCGCGTGGCCAAACACCGAACCGATGGCACCGTATATATAGAGCCAGCCATAAGCGGAAAAGTCCGTATCTCTATTGCTGGTAGCCTGGTactatgtttttttttttttgc is drawn from Triticum dicoccoides isolate Atlit2015 ecotype Zavitan chromosome 4A, WEW_v2.0, whole genome shotgun sequence and contains these coding sequences:
- the LOC119287736 gene encoding GDSL esterase/lipase APG-like, with the translated sequence MSSSRSSSPAMQQMLALMALFLLLSGGVHAQVVPAVISFGDSTIDVGNNNYLPGAVFKANYAPYGENFRRHRATGRFSDGKIVTDITAETLGFEGYAPPYLSPLASGKNLLTGANFGSAASSYSDDTAAMYDAITLSQQLKYYKEYRSKLAAVAGRRQARTILAEALYVVSTGTGDFIQNYYHNASLSARYDVDRYCDLLVGIFSGFADELYRLGARRIGVTTMPPLGCLPATIRLYGKGRSRTGCLPRLNRDAETFNRKLNATVGALVRRRAGLKVAVFDVYTPLRDLSERPAAQGFAEARRTCCRTGNAGTRVYLCDPATAAGMCRNASSYVYFDGVHPSEAANLVIAESLVSAGIDLLT